The sequence GCTTTCAGGGTGGAAATTATTCTGGCAGCCATGCTGATTCCCCTCGGATTGTTTCTTGGTGATAGCGGAACTGAAAGAGCGCTGCTTATTGGTAGTGTCTTTCTTGTTTTGATTGTTGAAGTCATGAATTCTGCAATTGAAAGCGTGGTGGACAGGTTCGGTGGTGAACAGCATGATCTTTCAGGCCGTGCCAAGGATCAGGGGTCTGCTGCTGTTTTTCTGTCGCTTATGCTGGTGGTGTTGGTATGGGCACTCCTGCTGCTATTTTAGTGTATAAGAAAGTTTTTTGTGTCCTTACGATAGTAAAAAACCAGAAATCCAATAGAGTCCCATTCCAATGAGGACAGTTCCTCCAAGACTTTTTGTTTTCACGGCAAAAAGAAGGGTGGGAATGGCCACTAGAAATTCGGGTTTTCCGATCTCCAGAGAACGGGATGCCTGATCAGTGAAGAGAATTGGGGCAAGCAGGGAACAGAGGATTGCAACGGGGATCAGGCTTAGCCATTCAACCAGCCATTTCGGCAGATCTCTCCGGGCCAGAAAAAAAAGCGGTAACCAGCGGGGAAGATAGGTGACAAGACCCATCCCGGCAAACAGGAAAAGATAGTCGGGAAAACTCATGTGTGTTTCTCTCTATACTGTTTGAAAAAATATCCAAATGTTGCAGCAGTGATGGAGCCTCCTATTATGTAGCTGTCACCGGGAATAAGCAGATACCACGCCACACTGATGCCAAGAGCCGCTATTCCGGTGAGTACGTAGACAATATTGTGAAGTTGGAAGAGTAAAAGAGCCAGAAACATTGCCGTGAGCGCGTAATCCGTGCCAAAAGCTCCCCTGGGAATGAATTGACCAAGTACTGCTCCGCAGACAGTAGAGATGATCCAGGTCGTATTTGCAAGTTGATTTACGGTAATGGCGCGCTTGTGATCCCAGTTTCCCGTGCGGAAATGGGTCATATTTACAGCGAAACTTTCATCGGTGATACCGTAGGCAAAAGCGCTTAAAAACAGTCGGCGAATCCCGTTCAAGTGTACTGCCACTGCAGAGCTCATAAGGAAATGGCGCAGGTTGACAACGAAGGTTGTAAAGATAATGGACCAGGTCGAGGCACCTGCTGCAAGCATTGCGACGCAGATGAACTGGGCAGATCCTGCAAAGACAAGTATGGACATCATGGCCACTGCCCAGAAAGGGATAGCTGCCTGAGTGGCCAGTACTCCGAGGGCCAGGCCGATGGGTATGTATCCAAAGCATATGGGCCAGGATGCTGTGGCTCCATCCCAAAACCAGGATTCATTTTTGGTGGTGACGTGGGTGTGTTCGGTCATCTGTTACCTCGCGCTTCCTTCAGCCCTAATCTTCATGCTAAACACGTGTAGAGTGTTAGTCGTTCCATATTTTATGGGTTGCCAAAGAGGTGTTTTCATGGCTATAGTAGCAGCTTTTTGGTATTCTGAAAATTTTTTATGTGTTTTTTTTAAACGAGTTTCGTAAAGGTGTTTTCACTCCTCAAGGAAGCACCATATTGAGTGCCGGAGTATTTACCGCATACCAGTGTTAAAAGAATCTACGCGTGTTGTTTTTGAAAAAATATTTCCCAGAAGACTGGGGATTGATGGAGAAAAATTATGTTTGCAGCTTCTGATTTACGTAAAGGGCTTAAAATTCAAATTGATGGTCAGCCATATATTATCACCAATTTTGAATTCTCTAAACCAGGTAAGGGCCAGGCCCTGTATCGTTGCAAAATGCGCAACATGATAACAGGGAATCAATTCACCCAGACCTATCGCTCCAATGAGAAATTTGAAAAACCGGCTCTTGAAGAGCGTAACATGGAGTATCTGTATAATCAGGGTGATGAGTTTCACTTTATGGATACCGAGAATTACGAGCAGACATTTATTACCAGAGAGCAGCTTGGTGAGAATGTTAATTTTCTGCAGGACAACATGAAGCTGGATGTTTTGTTTTTTGACAATAAACCAATTGGTGTCACACTTCCTATTTTTGTTAACCTTATGGTTACAGTGGCAGAACCCTGGGCAAAGGGTGATACTTCTGGAAATGATACCAAACCTGTGACTGTGGAGACCGGTTATAGCCTTCAGGTTCCGCCGTTTGTTGTTGAAGGTGACAAAATTCAGATTGACACCCGAACCGGGGCATATGTGACCCGAGTAAAAGAGTAATATTCAGTGCTTGATCAACAGAGGCTGCAACTTCGTGCAGCCTTTTTTCAGGCAATTCGCATTTTTTTTCAGGATCTGGGGTTTCTTGAAGTTGATACTCCTGTTCGCCAGCCACTTGTTATCCCGGAACAGAACATAGCTCATGTTCCTTCGGGAACGCATTTTCTGCAATCCTCCCCGGAATTATATATGAAGCGTTTGCTCGCTTCCGGTTGCGAACGGATCTTTCAGATTTGCCGTTGTTTCAGATATGGCGAACATGGCAGGCTGCATCTGGAAGAGTTTGTGATGCTGGAGTGGTATCGACTGGACGCAGATTACAATGATTTGATGTTGGATTGTGAGCAGTTGTTCCAGTTTTTAGGGACAGAGGTGGCGGGTTGCCATTTCCCTGTTTCTCTCGCTGGACAATGGGACCGTATCACGGTGGAGCAGGCATTCCAAAACTATTGCCCGGTTTCAGTAAATCAGGCGTTACAGGAGGATCGTTTTGATCTCCTGTTGGTGGAACATATTGAGCCCCATTTAGGGGGCAATATTCCCACCTTCCTTTATGATTATCCTCTTGAGCTAGCATCTCTTGCACGTCCTAAAGCAAGTCAGCCTGAAGTGGCTGAACGGTTTGAGCTGTACATGAGCGGAATCGAGTTGGCCAACGGCTTCTCCGAACTTACGGATTCTGTGCAGCAAAGAAGTCGTTTTGAAGAAGAATTTAACAAAATGGGTCTCCGTGACAGAGCACAGAGGAAAATGCCGGAATTCTTTCTGCGAGACCTGGAAAAGATAGATAGGGCAGCAGGGATTGCCATGGGGCTTGACAGACTATTTATGCTTCTTGCTGGTCAGGACAGTCTTGCTACTGCGGTTACATTCTCGCCGGATGAGCTTGATATGTAAGATGATTGTTGAATAGAATCCCTTTGACGTTGCACGGTTGATTGTGATAAAATTTCTCAAGTGAAGGATCGGTCTGTCAGGCCGAACCTGTTTTGTCTTTTTCATAGGGAAAAGGACTTACTTTACATTTGGAGATGAACCATGAACACAAAGGAACTGAAAAAGATCCTTGCTGGAATCGGTGTCGTTGGCCTGTTGGCTGGTGGCGGCATCGCTGTTCCGGGGAGTGCCGGGGCAAGCGGTTGAGGTGGCACCAAGCCCAGTGCAGTTGGCACTGAAGAAAAACCTGCCCCAGGCAGTGGTTGAGGCGGAACTAAAGACGGCGCAGTTAGCGTCGAAGAACATGTGGAAAATGCGGGAGAAGCTGCAGAAGCTGTAGAGGGTGCCGTAGAAGAGGTAACACCCGAACCAGCAGGTAGTGGCTGAGGCGCAAGTAAACCCGACGCAGGTAGCGTCGAAGGTGTCAAGGAGTAGGTACTCCCAAAAGAGCGACTGAAGTGCTTGGTATTTAGGTTTGGTCGCACCTGTTGATATAAAAAAAGCCGATCATGATAGTTTTCATGGTCGGCTTTTTTGTTGTTTCCGGGAAACTCAGACGGATTGAGCTATTTTCGGCGCTTTACTGAGTGCTTATGTGGTCGTTGCTTTTTGTGGCCGCTATTTTTTGGGGAAGAATTTTTGGGAAGGAGGTGCTGCTCCAGGATCCGCCGTTGTTTCATGCGTTCAGATTGCCCACGGGCAACAAAAATAGGTTTTTCTGTGTCACGATGAAGACCGGTTACATACATGGCTGTAGCCAGTGTCCCCGGAGTTGGGGTGAAGTCTTGAAATTGTCTCAGTTCCAGGCCAAGCTTTTGCAGCGTTTTGGCCATATTTGCAGTGTGCGATTCTTTGCATCCCGGATGGGCCGAAATAATGTAGGGGCTGAAGTGGGCCTCTTTGTTAAGCTCACGGCTAAGAGTACGACCAAGTTCCAGGAATCTCACTAACTGTTCGCTGGATTCTTTGTGCATGATATCGAGAACTTCCTGCTCTGTGTGTTCCGGGGCGATTTTTAAAATACCCGGGGTGTGGGTACGGATGATCTCTTTAAACAGTTTTGGAGTCAGACAGAGGAGTTCCAGGCGTAGACCAGATGAAATAAAGACATTGCGAATCTCTGGCAGGGCTGCCACCTCTCGTAATACAGCAAGGAAGGCTTTTTCGTTCACCTCAAGATTTTTACAGACCTTTGGGTAGAGGCAGTCGTGCTTCTTACAGGAGCCGATTCGACAGGAAACGCCATAGAGGTTTGCGGTGGGGCCGCCTATGTCAGTGATGGTTCCTGCGAAATTTTTCATATTGCTGACAGCTTTAGCCTCACGAAGAAGAGACTCTTTGCTGCGACTGCTTATGGCAGGTCCCTGATGACGCGTGATAGCACAAAAAGAGCAGTTTCCGGAACATCCTCGAACTGCTGTGAGCGAGTGCTGGATCATTCTCGCTGCAGGAACATTCGGAAAGGCGGGGTGTTCACAGCGTGTATAAGGTAGCTCGTAAAGCTTATCCAGTTCCGGGGTGCTCAGTTGTGGCGGTTGTGGTTGCTGGATAATCCATGAGCTCTGCTGCCTTTGGATTAATTGTATGTCCCCATAGCTTCTTGCCTGGGCATCTATCGTTTTTTCAGCTCTGAGAAACAGGGCGTCATTTTGCTGAATCTCCTGCCAGGAAGGAAGGAAAATTCTCGACTTCTCGTCATGTTGGCGCTGCTGAAACACTTGGTCGCTGAGTCGTTCACAGGTTCCTGCAATAGATGAGAGATCAAGCCCCTTGTCCAGTCGCCTTGCAATCTCAAGAACTGCCTGTTCTCCCATGCCATAGACAAGCAAATCCGCCTTTGCATCACTGAGGAGCGATCCGCGGAGTTTCTTCTGTTTATAGTCGTAATGAATAAAACGACGCAGAGATGCTTCCACCCCACCAAGTATTACAGGAACATCTTTGTAGGCAGAACGGGCAAGATTGCTATACAGCATGGAGGCTCGATCCGGCCGTCGTCGTGAGGTCTTTTCTCTCTTTTTGTCAAACCAGGGATTGCCATCCGGGGAATAAGAATCTTTTTCCCGTACTTTGCCATTACCGGTGTAGTTGGCTACAACGGAATCGAGATTTCCCCCGGTAATACCAAAGAAAAGACGTGGTCTTCCAAACATTTTAAAATCGGTGTTGTCACTATATCGTGGCTGGGCAAGAATGGCCACGCGGTACCCCTTACTTTCCAGAAGTCTGCCAATGAGCGCAACTCCGAAAGAAGGATGGTCCACATACGCGTCTCCTGTGACGAGAACGATATCAAGTTCATGCCAGCCACGTGCGTCACATTCTTTTTTTGTGGCTGGTAAGGGTGAAATTGGGTCAGCTGGTTTCATAGTTGCTCCTATCTTAACTGTGCAAATAGCTTTGTGCAAACAGGATTATGATCCTTGCCTTGTTTCCTTGATCGGAACCCGTTAAACTGGTTCACATTAAAATTATTTTACCTACGAGGTGGCCATGAATATAGAGACATATCTGGAAGTTTTGAGAAAAGAGGTGGCAAACTACCAGGTACCGGTTGTGGATTTGATTGCGGTACAGACTAAAGATCCTTTCAAAGTACTGGTTGCGACAATTCTTTCAGCAAGAACCAAGGACGAGGTGACTGCTGAGGCGTCTGAGCGACTTTTTAAGCAGGGAGGGACCGTTGAGGATCTGGCAAAAATTGATGTAGCAACTCTTGAAAAGATTATTTTTCCGGTGGGTTTTTATAAAAATAAGGCAAAGTATCTTGCTGCCCTGCCAGATAAGCTGGCGGCTGATTTTGGCTCAAAGGTACCGAATACCATGGAGGGATTGTTAACCCTACCCGGGGTGGGCAGAAAAACTGCCAATCTTGTGCTTGCCCAGGCTTTCGGAATTCCAGCAATCTGCGTGGATACTCATGTACACAGAATTATGAATATATGGGGATATGTTGAGACTAAAACGCCCGAGCAGACCGAAATGGCCCTCCGTAAAAAACTACCTGAAAAATACTGGATACTGGTAAACTCCCTACTGGTAGCCTTTGGTCAGGGAACCTGCAGACCTGTGGGGCCTCACTGTGATCGGTGTGTACTCGCTGAAAGCTGTTTGCGTCGTGGGGTGAAACCAAGGAAACCCAGGAAAACCGGCAAAAGCAACGAGGTGCTTCGTCTTGTTTCCTGGAATGTGAACGGATTACGGGCAGTGTTTAAGAAAGGGTTTATGGAGAGCCTGGTGGAGATGGCCCCGGATGTCCTCGGTTTGCAGGAAATCAAGGCAACGGTTGAGCAGCTACCGACGGAACTGCAGAGTCTTCCAGGGTATCATAGTTTTTTCTACAGTGCTGATCGTAAGGGCTATTCAGGAGTTGTAACCTACACTAAAGAAAAACCCGAGAATGTTATAAGGGGGATTGGTGATAGCCGTTTTGACTCGGAAGGGCGGGTGTTAACTCTTGAATTTTCTAACTACTTTTTTATCAATTGTTATTTCCCAAATTCCAAACATGATTTAAGCAGGTTGGATTTTAAACATGATTTTAATGTGCGTCTTCAGGAGTTTGCAGAGGAGCTGGCTGTCATAAAATCGGTGGTGATTTGTGGGGACTTTAATGTGGCACATAAAGAGATTGATCTTGCCAATCCTCGTCAAAACCGGAAAAATGCAGGATTTACTCCAGAAGAGTGTGCGTGGATGGACGATTTTACTGCTGCCGGGTGGATTGATAGTTTTCGTATGAAAAATAAAGAACCTGATCAGTACTCGTGGTGGAGCTATCGGAGTCGCGCCCGGGAACGAAATATTGGCTGGAGAATTGATTATCACTGTGTGGACAAGAAAAGCAGGAAAAGAATTGTGGATGTAGATATCCTGCAACATATACATGGGTCCGATCACTGTCCAGTTGTACTTGATTTCACCCGCTAATTCAGATAGATTTAATGTTAGTGAAATGACTGGAAGTTTTACAATGGAGGGACAATGGCCACAACGCGCTCGCAGTACACCATACTCCTGGCTGATGATCATGCTCTGATACGTCATGGCATCAGAAATCTCATCAGTAATAACCCCGCCCTGAAAGTTGTCGGTGAGGTTAGCGATGGCGAAGAGTTGCTGGAATTTTTAAAGACTACTCAGCCCGAGCTCTTGATTCTTGATATTTCCATGCCAAAACTCACGGGAATTGAGGCTGTGAGTAGGGTTAAAAAATTATATCCAGACATTAAGATTCTGATGCTGACCATGCATAAGAATAAACAGTACTTTTATCACGCCATGTCTGCAGGGGCCGATGGCTATCTGATGAAAGAAGATTCAGATGAGGAACTGCTCCTTGCTATTAAACGAGTTCAGGACGGAAAATCCTACCTGTCCCCTTTCCTCTCTCAGGACTTTGCCGACGATGTGATATCTGCATATCGCAATAATAAGAGTTCTCCTTTTGAAACTCTCACTAGTAGAGAACGGGAAGTTCTTAATCTGGTCGTTGAAGGGCATACCAGTAAAGTTATGGCAACTATGCTCTGTTTAAGTCCGAGGACAATTGACCATCATCGAGCTAATTTGCTCAGGAAATTTGATATGAAGAATAGCGTCGATCTGGTCAACTTTGCTGTGCGTAACGGTTTTGTGACCCCGGGTGACTGAGCTGGTAGTACTCATTTGCTTTCTCATAAGTACGAAAAAAATGTTTCAGATAATATCGTCAACAATAATCGTTTCTTTGCCGAGGCTTTGGCGTATCTGCTGGCGCTGTCGAAGTTTGACTTGAGCATCATGTGGAAGCTCCGTCAACATGATGATATTTTTATTTACCAGCAAATTGATGAGGTCTTCTAATACTCGCATTCCCCCTACATCTGTTGATGCAAGGAGACGAATCAAGGAGTCGTTTGTTTTTTCATCTATTAGAAACTCGATAATTTCATCATCCACCGCTTCTTTCAGTTCCATTTCTGCTGTGTCGGCTTCACGTCGTATCGCAACGATTTTTCCTTTTTTACCTCTTTCCACATAAAACATCTTAGCACTCCTTTGTACCCGGATAGTCTACCATCAAAGCCGGTGGGTGACTGAAGCTAGATGGATTTCATCCCTTGCATTACCCTCTGCTCATGTTATCCCGAACAGAGTTACTTAGAAGAAAAAATGTATTGTGATATTTTATAGTCGATATATTTGACGCTTCAAACTCTATTATGATACCATATCATATTATTGTTAGGTGAAAAAAAGACAGTCTTGATCTGTTTGTTTTTGACGATATGCTATTGTCATAGGGGTTACCTAATCACACATATATACCGTTTTAGAGATTTTATGGATATAAATGACTGAACAGGAAAAATCGAATAATCCAGAAGAATGGCATATCATAGATGATAGTGACAACCAGGATGATCCCCTTCTTGACTGCCTTGAAATTCTGGCCAAAATATATGACCGTCCTATCTCCAGAACGGTATTGCGTGCTGGATTGCCCCTTGTCCATAATCGGTTGACGGTCGAACTTGTTTCACGGGCCACACGTCGAGCCGGTCTTTCCTCACGACTTCTCAAACGTCCTCTTGATCAGTTTAACACGCATGAATTACCCGCTATAGTGTTGCTGGATAATCGACGTGCCTGTGTAGTAATTAAAGCAGATTCAAGCGATGGCACTCTGGAAGTAATATGGCCGGAAAGTCAGGGGAGCCAGATTGTGTCCTGTGAAGAACTGGCTGACACATATACGGGATATTCAATTTTTGTCAAACCCAAATATCGTATTGACGATCGGGGAGTGAGTCATCCAAGGGATCGATCAAAAAACTGGTTCTGGGGGACTGTGCTGACTTCATGGCGGATTTACAGAGATGTCATTATCGCCTCCTTTCTGATTAATATTTTCGCTCTTGCTACCCCGTTTTTCTTGATCAATGCCTATGATAGAATCATTCCCAATCTCGCTTTTGAAACACTGTGGGTTCTTTCCGCCGGAGTTGCAGCTATTTATTTCTTTGAACTTATCCTGCGAGGATTACGCGCTTATTTTATTGATATGGCAGGAAAAAAATCCAACCTTGTTTTGTCGTCAATTCTGATGGAAAAAGTGTTCGGTCTTCGTCTGGAGGCTCGCCCGAAGTCCATTGGTTCGTTTACCAAGCAACTTCAGCAGTTTGAAAGCATACGGGATTTTATTACATCCTTTTCCATTACCGCCCTGGTAGACCTTCCCTTTGCCTTTCTCGCACTCTTGGCTCTCTGGTATGTTGGTGGACGTCTGGTGTTGGTTAGTGTCGTATGTATTGTACTTATTCTCATTTATGCATTTATTGTCCAGAGCCCTTTGAGAAAGTCCGTTGGGAAAACCCATAATGCAGAGTCCCAAAAAAATGCCATACTCGTAGAGGGCCTGTCAGGCATTGAAACCATAAAAATTTTAGGGGCCGAAAGTAAGATCCAGCGTGCCTGGGAAGATTCTGTGAGTTTTATAGCCACCTGGAGTGCACGTACCCGATTTCTCTCCGCGTCAGTCGGGCATGTCGCCCATTTCCTCCAGAATCTCTCTCTCGTTGCGATTATTATCTTCAGTGTCTATATGATCTCTTGGGGGGAAATGACCGGTGGAGGCCTTTTTGCCTGTATATTTCTCACTCGGCGTGCAACCTCGCCAATGACACAGGTCGTGAGTCTGATGACTCGTTTTCATCAAGCACGAAATTCTCTTCAGACTCTGAATAAAATAATGGAACTTCCGTCTGAGCGTCCTACAGAAAAAGTATTTTTACACCGGACGAGTTTCAACGGTGCCTTAACCCTCGAGAACCTTTCTTTTACCTATCCCGGCGACTCAACGGAAGTGCTGAGAAATATTAATTTGCAGATCAACCCTGGCGAGAAAGTAGGCATTATCGGCCCTATTGGTTCCGGCAAGACAACCCTTGGCAAACTCATTCTTGGACTCTATGAACCAAGCAAAGGAATGGTTGCAATGGATGGTACCGATATCCGACAGATTGATCCAGCAGAACTGCGGAATTTTATCGGCTATGTCTCGCAGGATGTAGTCCTTTTTAAGGGGAGTGTGCGTGATAATATCGTTCTCGGGACCAGCGATATTGATGACTCAACGGTCCTGCGTGCTGCCAAGATAGCTGGTGTGAGCAACTTTGTGGAAAAGAATCCGAAGGGTTATGATATGCCGGTGGAAGAGCAGGGGCGCAATCTTTCCGGCGGGCAAAGGCAAGCCATAGCTATAGCCAGAGCGATTCTTCTTGATCCCCCTGTTTTGCTCATGGATGAACCAACCAGCTCGATGGATAATAGAAGTGAATCAATGATACGGGATAATATGTTGGAGATTTTGCAGAATAAAACGACAATCATTATAACGCATCGCATATCATTATTGGAAATCGTTGACAGAATTGTAGTGATCAGCAATGAAACAATTGTGGCTGATGGAACCAAGCAGCATATTCTGGAGGCTCTGAAAAACGGCCAATTGTTGATATGAAAGAAAATTCTGAGATCTCAAAAAATCTGAAGACTTCTCACGGCAGGACCCCTCGCTCGGTGGAAAAGCAGAAAAAAGGCTTCTTTTTTCAACAACAGAACTCCGATGTTGATTTAATAACCGACATCCGCATGTCGCTCCTGGCTCAGTCTCCACGAGGTGGCAGTATTATCCTCTGGATAATAGTCATCGTGTTTTTTTGTGCTGTGGCCTGGGCATATGTGGCGGAAGTAGAGGAGGTAACCAGAGCAAGCGGAAGAGTTGTGCCTGCAAGGCAACTGCAGATCGTACAGAATCTTGAGGGCGGAATTCTCTCCGAGATTCTGGTGAATGTCGGTGATGTGGTGAAACAAGGTCAGCTCTTACTCCGTATTGACGAAAAGCGTTTTTCCGGACCGTACCGGGAAAGTCGATTTAATTATCTTGCGCTCAAAGCCCAGGTTGCACGATTACAGTCCGAGACATACTCCACACCGTTTGTGCTCCCGGAGGAAGTGATGGCTGAAAATCCTGAGGTAGGTAACCGGGAAAAGGAGTTATTTGAGTCACGAAAAAAGGAACTTGCCCAAACGCTAGGGGTGCTGGAGGAACAAAGTCGGCAACGTGAACAGGAAATCGTTGAACTTGAGGCTAAGATTGCTGAGCTGTCACGGACGCGCTATCTGCTTAAAAAGGAAATTAACATGACCCAACCTTTGGTAAAAGGTGGGGCTGTTTCGGAGGTGGAATTCCTGCGCCTGCAGCGTCAGGACAGTGAGATGCAGGGAGATATCATGGCTTCACAGCTCGCTCTTCCCAGAGCAAAGTCGAGACTTCTGGAGGCGCAGAAAGGAATAACTGAGGCAAAGCTCAGGTTCTCCAATAACGCCAAAAAGGAACTCAATGATGCCTATGCAAAACTTGAGGGACTTTCAGCTACCACCGTTGCCTTGGCCGATCGTCTGGACAGGACGGCTGTAGTCTCACCTGTCAGGGGAATAGTGAATCAAATTTTTATTAATACTGTTGGTGGTGTCATTCAACCGGGTATGAACTTGATTGAAATTGTTCCATTGGAGGATACTCTTCTGGTGGAAGCGAAGATCAAACCCTCGGATATCGCCTTTCTTAGCCCTAACCTGAAGGCCACTGTAAAGTTCACAGCCTATGATTTTACACTGTATGGTGGACTCGAAGCGAAAGTTGAGCATATCAGTGCTGATAGTATCGTCGATAAACAGGGAAACAGCTACTATCTGGTAAATGTCCGCACAACAAAAAATTATCTTGGAACTAAAAATGCCCCCTTACCTATTATTCCCGGAATGGTGGCCTCTGTTGATATTCTGACCGGAAAAAAACGCGTCCTTACCTATTTGATGAGGCCAATTCTTCGTGCTCAGAGCTTAGCTCTACGTGAGAGGTGATTTGTCAACACAGGAAAGACCTGAACTCAGGGTAGGTGGATATATATAACGTAGCCAGCAGTTACTTGATGTCTTCAACTTTGCCGAAATGTACAATAGCAAATTCTACGTAAGAGGTACTTTATGACAATCGTGACCTGCAGTGCAAACGCATCAACGCGAGAACGGTGGAGACAGATATTGCAGGGTGACCATCAGTTATTTGAGGTCTCTACCGTGGCGGAACTGAAAGACGTTGTTAAACATCAAGAGATAGAACTCATACTTCTTCACCGCTCTATGGTTGATATGAATCTTATCTCCAGTATAACGGAATCACGATGTTTTGTCCTCTCTGATATCCCGGATGATAATGAGGCAGTTCTGTTGCTCAAATCCGGTGCTGTGGGGTATGCGAATACGTATGTTTCTCCAGTTCGTCTTAAAGAGGCTGTTAATACAGCCATCAGCGGAAGGGTCTGGGTCGGGCAGAAACTGATGCAGAAAATCATTCGAGGCACCACTCAAGATATTGACCCAAAAAGTACGGAACCCCCTCCTGAACATAAACTTTCAGGCCGTGAATGGGAGGTTGCTTTGTTGGTCGGTCAAGGTATGTCAAATCTTGAAATCGCCGCCGAGTTGAATATCTCTGAGAGCACGGTGAAAGCACATATCGGCTCTATTTTTAAGAAAACAAATACCGAAAGCCGATTACAACTGGCACTGTATGTCAAGACACAAACTACCTAGGCTGCCCGTACCACAAGAGCCGTAGCATTTAATTTCGTAACGGCCTCTCTGGTAACGTATATTCTTTTTAGTCACTGGGAATTCATGGGAATTACTACCTATCTTTTTCACAAATCGAATGGTTTGGAAAAACAGAGATTTAATATGTTTTTCCTGGATATGGGAGAAAATATCCATTTCCATTACCGGGACCTTAGAATTGAGCTTTCTGTTGGCGAATTCAAGGAACTGGCAGAACTCTTCAAACTCTACTCCCAGGATGTCCTCAATGAAATTGAGGCAGGATATAAAGATGGTGTTCTGGCGAATACAAATGAGGCTGGTACGCTCAAGACCTTTTGGGACAAGGAGAAAAAACTTACTTTTCCTGTGAAGTATAATGAACAGCAACTGGCCATTGAAGAGACCAA comes from Desulfocapsa sulfexigens DSM 10523 and encodes:
- a CDS encoding type I secretion system permease/ATPase: MTEQEKSNNPEEWHIIDDSDNQDDPLLDCLEILAKIYDRPISRTVLRAGLPLVHNRLTVELVSRATRRAGLSSRLLKRPLDQFNTHELPAIVLLDNRRACVVIKADSSDGTLEVIWPESQGSQIVSCEELADTYTGYSIFVKPKYRIDDRGVSHPRDRSKNWFWGTVLTSWRIYRDVIIASFLINIFALATPFFLINAYDRIIPNLAFETLWVLSAGVAAIYFFELILRGLRAYFIDMAGKKSNLVLSSILMEKVFGLRLEARPKSIGSFTKQLQQFESIRDFITSFSITALVDLPFAFLALLALWYVGGRLVLVSVVCIVLILIYAFIVQSPLRKSVGKTHNAESQKNAILVEGLSGIETIKILGAESKIQRAWEDSVSFIATWSARTRFLSASVGHVAHFLQNLSLVAIIIFSVYMISWGEMTGGGLFACIFLTRRATSPMTQVVSLMTRFHQARNSLQTLNKIMELPSERPTEKVFLHRTSFNGALTLENLSFTYPGDSTEVLRNINLQINPGEKVGIIGPIGSGKTTLGKLILGLYEPSKGMVAMDGTDIRQIDPAELRNFIGYVSQDVVLFKGSVRDNIVLGTSDIDDSTVLRAAKIAGVSNFVEKNPKGYDMPVEEQGRNLSGGQRQAIAIARAILLDPPVLLMDEPTSSMDNRSESMIRDNMLEILQNKTTIIITHRISLLEIVDRIVVISNETIVADGTKQHILEALKNGQLLI
- a CDS encoding HlyD family type I secretion periplasmic adaptor subunit, which translates into the protein MEKQKKGFFFQQQNSDVDLITDIRMSLLAQSPRGGSIILWIIVIVFFCAVAWAYVAEVEEVTRASGRVVPARQLQIVQNLEGGILSEILVNVGDVVKQGQLLLRIDEKRFSGPYRESRFNYLALKAQVARLQSETYSTPFVLPEEVMAENPEVGNREKELFESRKKELAQTLGVLEEQSRQREQEIVELEAKIAELSRTRYLLKKEINMTQPLVKGGAVSEVEFLRLQRQDSEMQGDIMASQLALPRAKSRLLEAQKGITEAKLRFSNNAKKELNDAYAKLEGLSATTVALADRLDRTAVVSPVRGIVNQIFINTVGGVIQPGMNLIEIVPLEDTLLVEAKIKPSDIAFLSPNLKATVKFTAYDFTLYGGLEAKVEHISADSIVDKQGNSYYLVNVRTTKNYLGTKNAPLPIIPGMVASVDILTGKKRVLTYLMRPILRAQSLALRER
- a CDS encoding response regulator transcription factor; translation: MTIVTCSANASTRERWRQILQGDHQLFEVSTVAELKDVVKHQEIELILLHRSMVDMNLISSITESRCFVLSDIPDDNEAVLLLKSGAVGYANTYVSPVRLKEAVNTAISGRVWVGQKLMQKIIRGTTQDIDPKSTEPPPEHKLSGREWEVALLVGQGMSNLEIAAELNISESTVKAHIGSIFKKTNTESRLQLALYVKTQTT